From the Bacillus sp. SM2101 genome, one window contains:
- a CDS encoding potassium channel family protein — MIIIKKIIVKLVRFNNWILFTSTIALIACSSLIMMYLEPETFTTPFEGVWWVMTTVTTVGYGDLYPVTTLGRLYAIFLYLVGIGLIGVIIGKIVDFFATFRRKREEGRVHYKGENHLVIIGWSRKANFAIQEILQSESKIELVIIDTLEKSPIINDRVHYVQGYAADNETLSKANISKCKAAIIFADDSIHDVQLIDGKSLLIATAIERLVPNIHTTVEILSEEHIQNFVHVKVDEFVLTHETVSRMAVRSAFTKGISAVYTQLISRNVGDDLYQIKAKSEWKTYRDAFEQLLEAGATLIADKDKLNINRMLDKPIPKNTYLYVICDKNTYKKIS, encoded by the coding sequence GTGATTATTATTAAAAAAATTATTGTCAAATTAGTAAGGTTTAATAATTGGATTTTATTTACTTCCACAATTGCACTAATAGCATGTAGTTCACTTATTATGATGTATCTAGAGCCAGAAACATTTACTACACCTTTTGAAGGTGTATGGTGGGTGATGACAACTGTCACAACTGTAGGATACGGTGATCTCTATCCTGTCACTACGCTAGGAAGATTATATGCTATATTTCTCTATTTAGTTGGAATTGGTTTAATTGGTGTCATTATTGGTAAGATTGTTGACTTCTTTGCTACATTCAGAAGGAAGAGGGAGGAAGGAAGAGTGCATTATAAAGGCGAAAATCATCTAGTTATTATCGGGTGGTCAAGAAAAGCAAATTTTGCCATACAAGAAATACTACAATCAGAAAGTAAAATCGAGTTAGTCATCATTGATACACTGGAAAAGTCACCGATCATAAATGATAGGGTTCACTATGTGCAAGGCTATGCTGCTGATAATGAAACGCTGTCGAAAGCTAATATTTCAAAATGTAAAGCAGCTATCATCTTTGCAGATGACTCAATTCACGATGTTCAATTAATAGATGGAAAATCATTGCTTATTGCTACTGCAATTGAACGTCTTGTTCCGAATATACATACGACTGTGGAAATTTTATCGGAGGAACATATACAAAATTTTGTCCATGTAAAGGTAGATGAATTTGTCTTAACCCATGAAACTGTCTCGCGTATGGCTGTCCGTTCTGCATTTACAAAAGGAATATCTGCTGTATATACTCAATTAATAAGCAGAAATGTTGGTGACGATCTATATCAAATTAAGGCGAAATCTGAGTGGAAAACGTATCGTGATGCTTTCGAACAGTTGTTAGAAGCAGGTGCGACTTTAATCGCAGATAAGGATAAACTAAATATAAATCGCATGTTAGATAAACCTATTCCGAAGAATACATACTTATATGTCATTTGTGATAAAAATACATACAAAAAGATAAGTTAG